A genomic stretch from Desulfotignum balticum DSM 7044 includes:
- a CDS encoding DUF554 domain-containing protein yields the protein MLGTIVNCVAIIAGGLVGLLFKNGIPDRYNQTVMQAVGLAVLLVGLKTAIVSDDLLVIIISLAIGGLVGEWIGIENRLERLGKLLEKKFTKGSGGFAQGFVTASLIYCVGSMAIVGSLESGLSGNHATLFAKSCLDGIVSIILSSSLGMGVLFSAVPVLLYQGSITLLATVLKPLLVPAVIAQMSGVGGLLILGIGMNMLREKKIKVGNMLPAIFIPLIWFVIQGLPGVA from the coding sequence ATGCTGGGAACCATTGTCAACTGTGTGGCCATTATTGCGGGTGGCCTGGTGGGGCTGTTGTTTAAAAACGGCATTCCGGACCGCTACAACCAGACCGTGATGCAGGCCGTGGGCCTGGCCGTGCTTTTGGTGGGCCTGAAAACCGCCATTGTCAGTGATGATCTCCTGGTGATCATTATTTCGCTGGCCATCGGTGGCCTTGTGGGGGAATGGATCGGCATCGAAAACCGGCTGGAACGGCTGGGAAAATTGCTGGAAAAAAAATTCACAAAAGGCAGCGGCGGATTTGCCCAGGGATTTGTCACCGCTTCTTTGATCTATTGTGTGGGTTCCATGGCCATTGTCGGATCTCTGGAAAGCGGGTTGTCCGGCAACCATGCCACCTTGTTTGCCAAATCCTGCCTGGACGGGATTGTGAGCATCATCTTAAGCTCGTCTCTGGGCATGGGGGTGCTGTTTTCCGCGGTGCCGGTGCTGCTTTACCAGGGATCCATTACTTTGCTGGCCACAGTGCTCAAACCCTTGCTGGTGCCGGCGGTGATCGCCCAGATGTCCGGGGTGGGCGGGCTTTTGATTCTGGGGATCGGTATGAACATGCTCAGAGAAAAAAAAATCAAGGTGGGGAACATGCTTCCCGCTATTTTTATTCCATTGATCTGGTTTGTGATCCAGGGATTGCCGGGAGTGGCGTAA